The Sphaerospermopsis torques-reginae ITEP-024 genome has a window encoding:
- a CDS encoding phosphate-starvation-inducible PsiE family protein produces the protein MQKRFKSRFLFCDRWLDRHAIVRNMEAFQDLIVMVLCLALFAVMLIQLWGIIIAIINSLDYKELTSKILFVLILVELFRLLIVYLQEHSISVGVAVEVAIVSVLREVVVHGALDISGTQTAAICSLLFILGGLLLVCAKTPHMDCMSANTKYCPIVHQENREIQNKLVFQYSDEDEDNPPLSK, from the coding sequence ATGCAAAAACGCTTCAAGAGCAGATTTTTATTTTGCGATCGCTGGTTAGATCGCCATGCAATAGTGCGTAACATGGAGGCTTTTCAAGACTTAATTGTTATGGTTTTATGTTTAGCCTTATTTGCGGTAATGTTGATACAATTGTGGGGCATAATTATTGCCATCATTAATTCATTAGACTACAAAGAATTGACATCAAAAATACTATTTGTGTTAATTCTCGTGGAATTATTTCGACTACTCATAGTTTACTTACAAGAACATAGTATTTCTGTTGGTGTAGCCGTAGAAGTGGCCATAGTTTCCGTACTGCGGGAAGTAGTAGTTCACGGTGCGTTAGATATTTCCGGCACCCAAACAGCAGCAATTTGTAGCTTATTATTCATTTTAGGTGGACTATTATTAGTATGTGCAAAAACACCCCACATGGACTGCATGAGTGCCAACACAAAATACTGTCCTATCGTGCATCAAGAGAATAGAGAAATACAAAACAAGTTGGTATTTCAGTATTCCGATGAAGATGAGGATAACCCACCTCTATCAAAATAA